The following are encoded in a window of Aromatoleum petrolei genomic DNA:
- a CDS encoding type II toxin-antitoxin system HicA family toxin, with product MSHKHIALLRAIFQDPISANIHWREVESLLNHLGATIEPAHGARFRIVLNKVEGFLHYPHHGSACTKQDIKQLREYLAHAGVSPSAYERDHGG from the coding sequence ATGAGCCACAAGCATATCGCGCTGTTGCGCGCCATCTTTCAGGACCCGATCAGCGCCAACATCCATTGGCGCGAGGTCGAGTCGCTGCTCAATCACCTCGGTGCGACGATCGAACCGGCGCATGGCGCCCGTTTCCGCATCGTCCTCAACAAGGTTGAGGGGTTTCTGCATTATCCGCACCACGGCAGCGCCTGCACGAAGCAGGACATCAAGCAGCTGCGCGAATATCTCGCCCATGCGGGGGTCAGTCCTTCCGCGTACGAGCGGGACCACGGGGGCTAG
- the ugpQ gene encoding glycerophosphodiester phosphodiesterase produces the protein MHRPEFPLPAVLAHRCGGTLAPENTLAGFVAAVTNGCRGVEFDVMLNGSASPVLIHDESLERTTNGYGPVAHTTDDVLFALDAGAWFDPRFAGEPVPSLDLAAARCQALGLAANIEIKPSRGTDAETAERVVRRVRTLWAATPDKVLLSSFSERALEIAATLAPGLRRGLLVEAVPADWLVRCRRLRAASLHADHRHLDPACVAAVREAGLWVATYTVNDPGRAATLFEWGVDCVITDRPDIVRPPRR, from the coding sequence ATGCATCGTCCGGAGTTCCCGCTCCCCGCGGTGCTTGCGCACCGCTGCGGCGGGACGCTCGCGCCGGAGAACACTCTGGCCGGGTTTGTCGCAGCGGTCACAAATGGTTGTCGCGGCGTCGAATTCGACGTGATGCTCAATGGCAGCGCGTCGCCGGTGCTAATCCACGACGAATCGCTCGAACGCACCACCAACGGCTACGGACCGGTCGCGCACACGACCGACGATGTCCTGTTCGCGCTCGATGCGGGCGCCTGGTTCGATCCGCGCTTCGCAGGGGAGCCTGTCCCCTCTCTCGATCTTGCCGCGGCCCGCTGCCAGGCGCTCGGGCTGGCAGCGAACATCGAAATCAAGCCGTCGCGCGGCACCGATGCCGAAACGGCGGAGCGCGTCGTGCGTCGTGTGCGTACATTGTGGGCCGCTACGCCCGACAAGGTGCTGCTGTCCTCATTTTCCGAACGCGCACTCGAGATCGCGGCGACGCTCGCGCCCGGTCTGCGCCGGGGGCTGCTGGTTGAGGCGGTGCCGGCCGATTGGCTCGTTCGCTGCAGGCGACTGCGCGCTGCCTCCCTTCATGCCGATCACCGCCACCTCGATCCGGCCTGCGTCGCGGCTGTGCGCGAGGCCGGTCTGTGGGTCGCGACCTACACCGTCAACGACCCCGGGCGCGCCGCGACCCTGTTCGAATGGGGTGTCGACTGCGTGATCACCGATCGTCCCGATATTGTCCGGCCGCCAAGGCGGTGA
- a CDS encoding MaoC family dehydratase: MTEQTRDFSEFLGYRFEDLKVGMAVASGRTVTDADILMFAGVSGDCNPAHLDDEYAKASMFGGRIAHGMLSASYISALFANKLPGPGCIYLSQTLKFKAPVKPGDTVVARVTLKELNTPKRRAIFDTVCSVGGKVVLEGEAEMLVPARA; the protein is encoded by the coding sequence ATGACAGAACAAACGCGCGATTTTTCCGAGTTTCTCGGATATCGCTTCGAGGATCTGAAGGTGGGTATGGCTGTGGCATCCGGCCGCACTGTGACGGATGCCGATATCCTGATGTTCGCCGGGGTCTCCGGTGACTGCAATCCGGCCCATCTCGATGACGAGTACGCCAAGGCCTCGATGTTTGGGGGACGCATTGCGCATGGGATGCTGTCGGCCAGCTACATCTCGGCACTGTTCGCAAACAAGCTGCCCGGGCCGGGCTGTATCTACCTGTCGCAGACGCTCAAGTTCAAGGCGCCGGTGAAGCCTGGAGATACGGTGGTGGCGCGCGTCACGCTGAAGGAGCTGAATACGCCCAAGCGCCGTGCGATCTTCGACACGGTGTGCTCGGTGGGCGGCAAGGTGGTGCTGGAGGGCGAGGCGGAGATGCTGGTGCCAGCACGCGCCTGA
- a CDS encoding transferase, with protein MTLDQLSLLRYAALASTSGEEGRPYVVEVDGMRALHFEALTVQSQMRLDAPDALEIDYTRAMMGFLLFNPEPRDIVMIGLGGGSLAKYCLRTLPNVRFTAVEIDPDVIALRDAFGIPPDDTRFRVVCADGADYVRTREHSPDVLLIDGFDRGGQPDRLCTAGFYDDCHAMLAAGGVMAVNLWSGDRRYGLYASRIRESFEDRFVAIGAEHDSNRIAFAFKGRGFPPRRRQLAERARMLAPHHAIGIMSTAQRIQQRLERRARYRPDLWDDGWQGRRGD; from the coding sequence ATGACGCTTGATCAGCTTTCCCTGCTGCGGTATGCAGCTCTCGCATCGACGTCAGGCGAGGAGGGGCGTCCGTATGTCGTCGAGGTGGACGGTATGCGCGCGCTGCATTTTGAGGCGCTTACCGTGCAGAGCCAGATGCGGCTCGACGCTCCCGATGCACTCGAGATCGACTATACGCGGGCGATGATGGGTTTCCTGCTCTTCAATCCGGAGCCGCGCGACATCGTGATGATCGGGCTCGGCGGCGGGTCGCTGGCGAAATACTGCCTGCGCACCCTGCCGAATGTCCGTTTCACCGCGGTCGAGATCGACCCCGACGTGATCGCGCTGCGCGACGCCTTTGGCATTCCGCCTGACGACACCCGCTTCCGCGTGGTGTGTGCAGATGGGGCGGACTACGTGCGTACGCGCGAGCACTCCCCGGATGTGCTGCTGATCGACGGCTTTGACCGCGGTGGGCAACCGGACCGCCTATGTACGGCCGGGTTCTACGATGACTGTCACGCGATGCTTGCAGCCGGTGGGGTCATGGCGGTGAATCTATGGTCGGGGGACCGGCGTTACGGCCTCTACGCATCGCGCATCCGGGAGAGCTTCGAGGATCGCTTCGTCGCCATCGGCGCCGAGCACGACAGCAACCGCATCGCATTCGCATTCAAGGGGCGCGGCTTTCCTCCGCGGCGCCGACAATTGGCGGAGCGTGCGCGAATGCTCGCACCTCATCACGCGATTGGGATAATGTCGACGGCGCAACGCATCCAGCAGCGCCTCGAGCGTCGCGCACGCTATCGTCCCGACCTCTGGGACGATGGCTGGCAGGGCAGGCGGGGCGACTGA
- the xseB gene encoding exodeoxyribonuclease VII small subunit, whose product MAKTANSPKSFESAIAELESIVQEMETGNITLEQALEHYQRGAGLLKYCQETLQAAEQRVLQLENGVLAPLDNPEDRRSPE is encoded by the coding sequence ATGGCAAAGACGGCAAACTCGCCGAAATCCTTCGAATCGGCCATCGCCGAACTCGAATCGATCGTGCAGGAAATGGAAACCGGCAACATCACGCTGGAACAGGCGCTGGAACACTACCAGCGCGGCGCCGGCCTGCTGAAATACTGCCAGGAAACCCTGCAGGCAGCCGAGCAGCGCGTGCTCCAGCTCGAGAACGGCGTGCTCGCACCACTCGACAACCCCGAAGACAGGAGGAGCCCGGAGTGA
- the ispB gene encoding octaprenyl diphosphate synthase: MSTKQLYAPIAADMQAVDAVIRQRLHSDVVLIRQVAEYIIHSGGKRMRPALVLFAAGAMGYQGTNHHQLAAVVEFIHTATLLHDDVVDESELRRGNKTANAMFGNAASVLVGDFLYTRAFQMMVGVDNMRVMQVLADATNIIAEGEVLQLLNCHNVDVEIDDYLRVIRYKTAKLFEAATRLGAILGGADEKTEASIAAFGMHLGTAFQLIDDVLDYSSDEAATGKHLGDDLAEGKPTLPLIHTMRHGTPEQAALVRKAIETGGRDDFQAILVAIHESGALEETRRYARAEARLATDALSVLPPSIFKEALLQLSDFAVGRDH; the protein is encoded by the coding sequence TTGTCAACCAAGCAGCTCTACGCGCCGATCGCCGCCGACATGCAGGCGGTCGATGCGGTCATCCGCCAGCGTCTCCATTCCGACGTCGTTCTGATCCGCCAGGTTGCGGAGTACATCATCCATAGCGGCGGCAAGCGTATGCGCCCCGCGCTGGTGCTGTTCGCTGCAGGCGCGATGGGGTACCAGGGGACGAACCACCACCAGCTTGCAGCGGTCGTGGAGTTCATCCACACGGCGACGCTCCTGCACGACGACGTCGTCGACGAATCGGAGCTGCGGCGCGGAAACAAGACCGCCAACGCAATGTTCGGTAACGCCGCATCCGTGCTGGTTGGCGATTTCCTGTACACCCGCGCCTTCCAGATGATGGTGGGGGTCGACAACATGCGCGTGATGCAGGTGTTGGCCGATGCGACGAACATCATCGCCGAAGGCGAGGTGCTGCAGTTGCTCAATTGCCACAACGTCGACGTCGAGATCGACGACTATCTGCGCGTGATCCGCTACAAGACCGCCAAGCTGTTCGAGGCTGCGACGCGCCTGGGAGCGATCCTCGGCGGTGCGGACGAAAAGACGGAAGCCTCGATCGCCGCCTTCGGGATGCACCTCGGCACGGCCTTCCAGCTTATTGACGACGTGCTCGACTATTCCTCGGACGAGGCTGCGACCGGCAAGCACCTCGGCGACGACTTGGCCGAGGGCAAGCCGACACTGCCGCTCATCCACACGATGCGTCACGGTACGCCTGAGCAGGCGGCGCTCGTGCGCAAGGCGATCGAAACCGGCGGCCGCGACGACTTCCAGGCAATTCTGGTCGCGATCCACGAATCGGGGGCGCTGGAGGAGACGCGCCGGTACGCGCGCGCGGAGGCAAGGCTCGCTACCGATGCGCTTTCTGTATTGCCCCCTTCCATTTTCAAAGAAGCCCTGCTACAATTATCGGACTTTGCAGTTGGTAGAGATCACTGA
- the dxs gene encoding 1-deoxy-D-xylulose-5-phosphate synthase: MPQYPLLHRIDSPSDLRRLERRDLHALATELRAFLIESVSKTGGHLSSNLGTVELTIALHYIFNTPDDRIVWDVGHQTYGHKILTGRREAMSGLRRFGGISGFPRRCESEYDTFGTAHSSTSISAALGMAVAARDRGDTDRRSIAVIGDGAMSAGMAFEALNNAGDTSDVNLLVILNDNEMSISPPVGALTKILARMLSGSTYNAARRAGEKVLGVAPPMLDFARKVEEHVKGLITPGTLFEEFGFHYYGPIDGHDLDALIPTLQNLKKLNGLQFLHVITRKGQGYKLAEADPILYHGVSSFDHRAGIQSGKGGGKLTYTQVFGDWLCDIAARDDKVIGITPAMREGSGMVRFAKEFPERYHDVGIAEQHAVTFAAGLACEGFKPVVAIYSTFLQRAYDQLVHDVALQNLPVVFAIDRAGVVGADGATHHGAFDLSYLACIPNMVVMTPADENECRQMLYTAYRHNGPTAVRYPRGSGMNVRPEPSMTELPLGKGEIRRQGRKVALLAFGSLLTNALLVGEELDATVANMRFVKPIDTALIEELGANHELIVTLEENAVIGGAGSEVARVLESLPHRPRLLRLGLPDHFVDHGDQSQLFEQVGLHPAGILSAIERIYVRNS, encoded by the coding sequence ATGCCTCAGTACCCCCTGCTGCACCGCATCGACTCACCGTCCGACCTGCGCCGGCTCGAACGGCGCGACCTGCATGCGCTCGCGACCGAGTTGCGCGCCTTCCTGATCGAATCGGTATCGAAGACCGGCGGGCATTTGTCCTCCAACCTCGGCACCGTCGAGCTCACGATCGCGCTGCACTACATCTTCAACACTCCCGACGACCGCATCGTGTGGGACGTCGGCCATCAGACCTATGGCCACAAGATTCTGACCGGACGCCGCGAAGCGATGAGCGGGCTGCGCCGGTTCGGCGGCATCTCGGGCTTTCCGCGACGCTGCGAGAGCGAATACGACACCTTCGGGACGGCGCACTCCTCCACCTCGATCTCGGCCGCGCTGGGGATGGCGGTGGCCGCGCGTGACCGCGGCGACACCGACCGCCGCTCGATCGCCGTGATCGGCGACGGCGCGATGTCGGCCGGCATGGCCTTCGAAGCGCTCAATAATGCGGGCGACACCAGCGACGTGAACCTCCTGGTGATCCTCAACGACAACGAGATGTCGATCTCGCCGCCGGTCGGTGCGCTGACCAAGATCCTCGCGCGCATGCTCTCCGGCAGCACCTATAACGCCGCACGACGCGCCGGCGAGAAGGTCCTGGGAGTTGCCCCGCCGATGCTCGATTTCGCCCGCAAGGTCGAGGAGCACGTCAAGGGCCTGATCACCCCGGGCACCCTGTTCGAGGAATTCGGCTTCCACTACTACGGCCCGATCGACGGCCACGACCTCGACGCGCTCATCCCCACACTGCAGAACCTAAAGAAGCTCAACGGCCTGCAGTTCCTGCACGTGATCACGCGCAAGGGCCAAGGCTACAAGCTCGCCGAAGCCGACCCCATCCTCTATCACGGCGTCTCCAGCTTCGACCACCGCGCCGGCATCCAGAGCGGCAAGGGTGGCGGCAAGCTCACCTATACCCAGGTCTTCGGCGACTGGCTGTGCGACATCGCCGCGCGCGACGACAAGGTCATCGGGATCACACCGGCAATGCGCGAAGGCTCCGGCATGGTGCGTTTCGCCAAGGAATTCCCTGAGCGCTACCACGACGTCGGCATCGCCGAGCAGCACGCCGTCACCTTCGCCGCCGGCCTCGCATGCGAGGGCTTCAAGCCGGTCGTCGCGATCTACTCGACCTTTCTGCAACGCGCCTACGACCAGCTCGTCCACGACGTCGCACTGCAGAACCTGCCTGTCGTCTTCGCGATCGACCGTGCGGGGGTGGTCGGTGCGGACGGCGCGACGCACCATGGCGCCTTCGACCTGTCCTACCTCGCCTGCATCCCGAACATGGTCGTGATGACGCCGGCCGACGAGAACGAATGCCGGCAGATGCTCTATACCGCCTACCGGCACAACGGCCCCACGGCAGTGCGCTATCCGCGCGGCAGCGGGATGAACGTGCGTCCCGAGCCGTCGATGACCGAACTGCCACTGGGCAAAGGCGAAATCCGCCGCCAGGGCCGGAAGGTCGCACTGCTCGCCTTCGGCAGCCTGCTGACCAACGCACTCCTTGTCGGCGAGGAGCTCGATGCGACGGTCGCCAACATGCGCTTCGTGAAACCCATCGACACGGCGCTGATCGAAGAATTGGGCGCGAACCACGAATTGATCGTGACGCTGGAGGAAAACGCGGTGATCGGCGGCGCGGGCTCCGAAGTGGCGCGCGTGCTCGAGAGCCTGCCCCACCGTCCCCGCCTGCTCAGGCTTGGCTTGCCGGACCATTTCGTCGATCATGGAGACCAAAGCCAGTTGTTCGAACAGGTCGGGTTGCACCCCGCGGGGATCCTGAGCGCCATTGAGCGCATCTATGTGCGCAATAGCTGA
- a CDS encoding polyprenyl synthetase family protein, which translates to MEGIQQRTETALGAILPEASIAPQRLHEAMRYAVLGGGKRVRPLLVHAAGQLAGAAPARLDRLACAVELIHAYSLVHDDLPCMDDDVLRRGKPTVHVEYDEATALLVGDALQALAFQVIAEDRVSDNAAVQLEMITLLARASGSRGMAGGQAIDLGAVGKQLTREELEFMHIHKTGALIRASVLLGAQAGAPLAPEALAHLDRYGKLVGLLFQVVDDILDAQADTATLGKTAGKDAEHNKPTYVTLLGLSEARTLADVLLADARDAIASFGPAAARLDELASFIVHRRF; encoded by the coding sequence ATGGAAGGCATCCAGCAACGCACCGAAACCGCACTCGGCGCCATCCTCCCCGAAGCGTCCATCGCCCCGCAGCGCCTGCACGAGGCGATGCGTTACGCCGTGCTGGGCGGTGGCAAGCGCGTGCGTCCGCTGCTTGTGCATGCGGCTGGCCAGCTCGCGGGCGCAGCCCCCGCACGTCTCGACCGCCTCGCCTGTGCCGTGGAACTCATCCACGCCTACTCCCTCGTCCACGACGACCTGCCCTGCATGGACGACGACGTCCTGCGCCGCGGCAAGCCCACCGTGCACGTCGAATACGACGAAGCGACCGCCTTGCTCGTGGGCGACGCGCTACAGGCCCTCGCCTTCCAGGTCATCGCGGAAGACCGTGTGAGCGACAATGCCGCCGTGCAGCTCGAGATGATCACGCTCCTCGCACGCGCCTCCGGCTCGCGCGGCATGGCCGGCGGCCAGGCCATCGACCTGGGCGCAGTGGGCAAGCAGCTCACACGCGAAGAACTCGAGTTCATGCACATCCACAAGACCGGCGCCCTGATACGGGCCTCGGTGCTGCTCGGCGCGCAGGCGGGCGCACCGCTTGCTCCCGAGGCGCTCGCCCACCTCGACCGCTACGGTAAACTCGTCGGCCTGCTGTTCCAGGTCGTCGACGACATCCTTGACGCGCAGGCCGACACTGCCACCCTGGGCAAGACCGCCGGCAAGGACGCGGAACACAACAAGCCGACCTACGTCACGCTCCTCGGTCTGTCCGAAGCGCGCACGCTGGCCGACGTTCTGCTCGCCGACGCCCGCGACGCCATCGCATCCTTCGGCCCCGCGGCCGCAAGGCTGGACGAACTGGCGAGTTTCATCGTCCACCGCCGATTCTGA
- the folE2 gene encoding GTP cyclohydrolase FolE2 yields MKSHESHAIPDVQNANDSRQLAINKVGIKSIRHPIRVSDKSGGVQHTIATFSMYVGLPHNFKGTHMSRFIEILNGNEREISVESIEPMLREMVKRLEAETGLIEMSFPYFINKTAPVSGVQSLMDYEVTFVAEMREGDEYVFEMKVVVPVTSLCPCSKKISEYGAHNQRSHVTVTAQTNDFLWIEELVQLVESQASCELYGLLKRTDEKFVTERAYENPKFVEDMVRDVAGLLNAEKRIDRYVVESENFESIHNHSAYALIERDKRRDA; encoded by the coding sequence ATGAAATCCCACGAGAGCCACGCCATCCCTGACGTCCAGAACGCCAACGACAGCCGTCAGCTGGCCATCAACAAGGTTGGCATCAAGTCGATTCGCCACCCCATCCGCGTCAGCGACAAGAGCGGTGGCGTGCAGCACACGATCGCAACCTTCAGCATGTATGTAGGGCTTCCCCACAATTTCAAGGGAACCCACATGTCGCGCTTCATCGAGATCCTCAACGGCAACGAGCGCGAGATCTCGGTCGAGTCCATCGAGCCGATGCTGCGCGAGATGGTCAAGCGCCTTGAGGCCGAGACCGGCCTCATCGAGATGAGCTTCCCGTACTTCATCAACAAGACGGCCCCCGTCTCCGGCGTCCAAAGCCTGATGGACTACGAAGTCACCTTCGTCGCCGAAATGCGCGAAGGCGACGAGTACGTGTTCGAGATGAAGGTCGTCGTGCCGGTCACGAGCCTGTGTCCGTGCTCGAAGAAGATCTCCGAATACGGCGCCCACAACCAGCGCTCACACGTCACCGTCACGGCTCAGACCAACGACTTTCTGTGGATCGAGGAGCTGGTGCAGCTCGTCGAGAGTCAGGCCTCATGCGAACTCTACGGCCTGCTCAAGCGCACCGACGAGAAGTTCGTGACCGAGCGCGCCTACGAGAACCCCAAGTTCGTCGAGGACATGGTGCGCGATGTCGCCGGCCTGCTCAACGCGGAAAAGCGCATCGACCGCTATGTGGTGGAATCGGAGAACTTCGAATCGATCCACAACCACTCGGCCTACGCGCTGATCGAACGCGACAAGCGCCGCGACGCCTGA
- a CDS encoding extracellular solute-binding protein: protein MKPLARVLRNGVVAGIAAMVCVGFPVAAQAAKAKPAKAAEPAGPTEIRLVHQLSPEREEALQKIAARFNEGSKDYRLVVKAASWSDIDAPHMAILEGSDEDQFLAAVKPRYKALSSVMREAGVPLQTLKPPAMMDRALTDAKGQLLALPVGLSTPVLYINRKEFQRAGLNPDAPPKTWFDLQQALGQLFDAGSKCPYTVSQPGRVMIGNTSAWHNEPVAARQGKVERPAFNGMLQVKHVAMMASWHRARYLHTFDAQSEAEQRFASGECAVIAAPSSTWTDFRRKAEFDIGIAPLPYHEDFPGAPQNTLADGAAMWVAAGKKPAEYKGVARFVAFWLQPENQVAWQRESGYLPLNRAGLFAAQSDVLGADLENVKVAVAQLGNKPATVDSSASSFIGRARVLGILDEELSAVWADRKPAKEALDNAVTRVQAMFPVPR, encoded by the coding sequence ATGAAGCCTTTGGCTCGCGTGTTGCGCAATGGTGTCGTGGCGGGTATTGCCGCCATGGTGTGTGTCGGATTCCCGGTCGCCGCGCAGGCGGCCAAGGCCAAGCCGGCCAAGGCGGCGGAACCGGCTGGGCCGACCGAAATCCGGCTCGTGCATCAGCTCAGCCCCGAACGTGAAGAGGCGCTGCAGAAGATCGCCGCGCGCTTCAACGAGGGCAGCAAGGATTACCGCCTCGTCGTCAAGGCCGCGAGTTGGAGCGACATCGACGCGCCGCACATGGCGATCCTCGAAGGCAGCGATGAGGATCAGTTCCTCGCCGCTGTCAAACCCCGCTACAAGGCCCTCTCCAGCGTGATGCGCGAAGCAGGCGTGCCGCTGCAGACGCTCAAGCCGCCTGCAATGATGGATCGTGCCCTCACGGACGCCAAGGGGCAGTTGCTTGCGCTGCCCGTGGGTCTGTCGACGCCCGTGCTGTACATCAACCGCAAGGAATTTCAGCGAGCGGGGCTCAACCCGGATGCGCCGCCCAAAACCTGGTTCGACCTTCAGCAGGCCCTCGGCCAGCTATTCGACGCGGGCTCGAAATGCCCCTACACCGTGTCCCAGCCCGGACGCGTCATGATCGGCAATACCAGTGCCTGGCACAACGAGCCGGTCGCGGCGCGCCAGGGCAAGGTCGAGCGCCCCGCCTTCAACGGCATGTTGCAGGTCAAGCACGTCGCGATGATGGCGAGCTGGCATCGCGCGCGCTATCTCCACACCTTTGACGCCCAGTCCGAGGCCGAGCAGCGCTTCGCGTCGGGCGAGTGTGCGGTCATCGCGGCGCCGTCGTCGACTTGGACCGACTTCCGCCGCAAGGCCGAATTCGACATCGGCATCGCGCCGCTGCCGTATCACGAGGATTTCCCGGGCGCGCCGCAGAACACCCTCGCCGACGGAGCCGCAATGTGGGTCGCTGCAGGCAAGAAGCCCGCCGAATACAAGGGCGTCGCTCGCTTCGTCGCATTCTGGTTGCAACCCGAAAACCAGGTCGCATGGCAGCGCGAATCGGGCTACCTGCCGCTTAACCGCGCGGGCCTGTTCGCCGCGCAGAGCGACGTCCTCGGTGCCGACCTCGAGAACGTGAAGGTCGCCGTTGCCCAACTCGGCAACAAACCTGCGACGGTCGACTCGAGCGCATCGAGCTTCATCGGCCGCGCCCGCGTGCTGGGTATCCTCGACGAGGAGCTGAGTGCCGTGTGGGCCGACCGCAAGCCAGCCAAGGAAGCGCTGGACAACGCGGTGACGCGCGTCCAGGCGATGTTCCCTGTCCCGCGCTGA